A part of Carcharodon carcharias isolate sCarCar2 chromosome 6, sCarCar2.pri, whole genome shotgun sequence genomic DNA contains:
- the spice1 gene encoding spindle and centriole-associated protein 1 gives MSLSRGSRSQGVGRSRKKKAAPALRREWDNTISDLSVHRASPEELARRRQNRVSRNQAAAEWELRQQRAEGQRRGRGTAPGKEPVLVNELLLDQWQLRDVLARSDRALALVRDLFGDGPRLQAAFPNVTAAPGCEKVPQAGLVAPSCEQPTQLSLLSESVMDSQALNETVNTTSDRPLSQESLQEADTSASMDYQTNIDSNDHSLEEKQQKTGQCTREWPYTAANQTLETPCTPDCETSVKYISLNATTAIQRVKSRVQSEAEGNAEQDGSSLSESRNVIQQVLHPSSNNSKKGVPKGKNCNMFTKRIEDSRQEDKQLSLELLQEMIENIDQEMMEYERQTGRKVTGWLPRKGHSLTGFTFSLVNLISRLTHYLKDNEIRQRQEKENQQQLLEKSKEQRALIDALTAEFLTMQNEIISVQTNLHQYMSKTDEELLLLKQILHGSTEAERNKPKPRQNIVYEVRETAVEGGSLHTCVYSERQNQANGLILRAGPNTKEELLESLEKKQPLANQYNGNPLEVARRGQSLPEHLFGPAVLLSPPRQRNSQVATGSQVTADLFQERPLPINVYLKSNDAHLSQIHKEAPVSPVVQGEKDLKEYLGIQNQNQLQGHQDLSQQWKLWNANEELKSLSLALPVTNLPQMPEIQQSEAVNDTSICILRTKENEVEGERSQGLSLDKWLKHEAMLSQIAELQLQNSALKAQMSQFKMGKLSNSAPQIEKTVPSTCVSLQQRITELNHQSAEARGKLLKLIEQQRQVSGDSASPPISPIPPEGIWTETGNRTQDVLIPLPSGLDSSTESTPSTASKVNRKRSTDNTSTTSSSLHLDKDDGNRTPITRRMKPERLKAEGWFALSTHTM, from the coding sequence ATGTCGTTGAGCCGGGGAAGTCGCtcgcagggagtggggagaagtcGTAAGAAGAAGGCGGCGCCGGCCCTGAGGAGGGAGTGGGACAACACCATCAGTGATCTGAGTGTCCACCGGGCCAGCCCGGAGGAACTCGCTCGGCGCCGTCAAAACCGTGTCTCCAGGAACCAGGCGGCGGCCGAGTGGGAGCTCCGGCAGCAGCGGGCCGAGGgccagaggcgggggcggggcaCGGCTCCCGGGAAGGAACCGGTGCTGGTGAATGAGCTGCTGCTCGATCAGTGGCAGCTGCGGGATGTGTTGGCGAGATCTGACCGGGCCTTGGCCTTGGTCCGGGATCTGTTCGGCGATGGCCCGCGGCTCCAGGCTGCTTTCCCAAATGTGACGGCTGCTCCGGGCTGCGAGAAGGTGCCGCAGGCAGGGCTGGTAGCCCCAAGTTGTGAGCAGCCCACTCAGCTGTCCCTCCTCAGCGAGTCAGTCATGGACTCCCAGGCCCTCAATGAAACCGTCAATACAACCTCAGATCGTCCACTGTCCCAAGAGAGTCTGCAAGAAGCGGATACTTCAGCCTCCATGGATTATCAGACTAACATTGACAGCAACGATCACTCTCTGGAGGAGAAGCAACAGAAAACTGGACAATGCACCCGAGAATGGCCCTATACAGCGGCGAACCAGACCCTAGAGACTCCTTGTACACCGGACTGTGAAACCTCAGTGAAGTATATAAGCTTAAATGCTACTACTGCAATCCAGAGAGTGAAGTCAAGAGTGCAAAGTGAGGCAGAAGGCAACGCAGAACAGGATGGTTCGTCCCTTTCCGAATCCAGAAATGTAATTCAACAAGTACTTCACCCTAGTTCAAATAACTCAAAAAAGGGTGTACCAAAAGGCAAAAATTGCAATATGTTTACCAAAAGAATAGAAGACAGTAGGCAAGAGGACAAACAGCTGAGCCTTGAGCTGCTGCAGGAAATGATTGAGAATATTGACCAAGAGATGATGGAATATGAACGCCAGACTGGACGCAAAGTCACGGGCTGGCTGCCACGGAAAGGTCACAGTCTAACAGGTTTCACCTTCTCGTTGGTCAACTTGATAAGCAGACTGACCCACTATCTAAAAGATAATGAAATTCGGCAGCGACAGGAGaaggaaaaccagcagcaactTCTGGAAAAATCCAAGGAACAACGAGCACTGATTGATGCATTGACAGCAGAATTTCTGACAATGCAAAATGAAATTATTTCTGTGCAGACTAACCTGCATCAGTATATGAGTAAGACAGATGAAGAGCTGCTCTTACTGAAACAAATATTGCATGGATCTACAGAAGCAGAAAGAAACAAACCGAAGCCAAGACAAAACATTGTTTATGAAGTTAGGGAGACAGCAGTTGAAGGGGGGAGTTTACATACTTGTGTTTACTCTGAAAGACAAAATCAAGCTAATGGACTTATTTTAAGGGCTGGACCAAATACTAAAGAGGAACTTTTAGAAAGCCTGGAAAAAAAACAGCCCCTTGCAAATCAGTACAATGGGAATCCTTTAGAAGTAGCTAGGAGAGGTCAAAGTTTACCTGAGCATCTATTTGGCCCTGCTGTGTTGCTTTCACCCCCACGACAGAGGAACAGCCAAGTAGCTACTGGCTCACAAGTGACAGCCGATTTGTTTCAAGAAAGACCTCTGCCTATTAATGTATATCTGAAATCAAATGATGCACATCTTTCACAAATTCATAAGGAAGCTCCAGTGTCACCAGTTGTACAAGGAGAAAAAGACCTTAAAGAATACTTGGGAATACAAAACCAAAACCAGCTGCAAGGCCACCAGGATCTTAGCCAGCAATGGAAGCTTTGGAATGCTAATGAAGAACTAAAGAGCTTGAGTCTCGCTTTGCCTGTTACTAATTTGCCTCAAATGCCTGAAATACAACAATCTGAAGCTGTCAATGACACATCGATATGTATTCTGAGAACGAAGGAAAACGAGGTGGAAGGTGAACGGAGTCAAGGTCTTTCTTTGGACAAGTGGCTTAAACATGAAGCAATGCTATCTCAAATTGCCGAGCTCCAGTTGCAGAATTCTGCACTCAAAGCCCAAATGAGTCAGTTCAAAATGGGTAAATTATCCAATTCTGCACCACAGATTGAAAAGACCGTTCCCAGCACTTGTGTAAGCCTTCAGCAGAGGATCACTGAGCTCAACCATCAGAGTGCTGAAGCACGCGGCAAACTTTTGAAGTTGATTGAACAGCAGAGACAAGTTTCTGGTGattctgcatctccacccatTTCTCCTATCCCACCTGAAGGTATATGGACAGAAACTGGCAACAGAACACAGGATGTGTTGATCCCTCTGCCCAGTGGGTTggactcttccacagagagcacaCCTTCCACTGCCAGCAAAGTAAACAGAAAAAGATCTACAGATAATACTAGTACAACTAGTTCCTCACTACATCTGGATAAAGATGATGGAAATAGAACACCTATTACTCGAAGAATGAAGCCAGAAAGGTTGAAAGCAGAAGGTTGGTTTGCACTCTCTACGCATACCATGTGA